A window of the Streptomyces sp. JB150 genome harbors these coding sequences:
- a CDS encoding glutamate--cysteine ligase: protein MRTVGVEEELLLVDPETGEPRARSAAVLARAVQEDAEQDVFEKELYDQMLEFATHPQTDMAALGAEIVRCRREAARHAEGIGCAVAALATSPLPVSPSVGANERYQWMEREYGIATREQMVLGCHVHVAVESDEEGVAVVDRLRPWLAVLSALSANSPFWQGKDTGYSSYRSRVWQRWPSAGPTELFGSAERYRRRVADMMATDTLLDEAMVYFDARLSERYPTVEIRVSDVCLEADTAVLIATLARGLVETAARDWRAGRPPADLGVSVLRLAGWRAARSGLTGDLLLPAGMRPAPAETVVGALLDHVADALKETGDLDRARETCARLFREGNGARVQRETLKRTDSLREVVAECVRRTQGETG from the coding sequence GTGCGCACCGTCGGTGTGGAGGAGGAGCTCCTCCTGGTGGATCCGGAGACCGGCGAGCCACGGGCCCGCTCGGCGGCCGTGCTGGCCCGCGCGGTTCAGGAGGACGCCGAACAGGATGTGTTCGAGAAGGAACTCTACGATCAGATGCTGGAGTTCGCGACGCATCCGCAGACGGACATGGCGGCGCTGGGCGCGGAGATCGTCCGCTGCCGCCGGGAGGCCGCCCGGCACGCGGAGGGGATAGGCTGCGCGGTCGCCGCGCTGGCCACGTCCCCGCTGCCGGTGAGCCCGTCCGTGGGCGCGAACGAGCGCTATCAGTGGATGGAGCGGGAGTACGGGATCGCCACCCGCGAACAGATGGTCCTGGGCTGCCACGTCCATGTGGCCGTCGAATCGGACGAGGAGGGCGTGGCGGTCGTGGACCGGCTGCGGCCGTGGCTCGCGGTGCTGTCCGCGCTGAGCGCCAACTCGCCCTTCTGGCAGGGCAAGGACACCGGTTACAGCAGCTACCGCAGCCGGGTCTGGCAGCGCTGGCCGTCGGCCGGCCCGACCGAGCTGTTCGGCTCGGCGGAGCGCTACCGGCGGCGCGTCGCGGACATGATGGCGACGGACACGCTGCTCGACGAGGCGATGGTGTACTTCGACGCCCGGCTGTCCGAGCGCTATCCCACGGTGGAGATACGGGTCTCCGACGTGTGCCTGGAGGCGGACACCGCCGTGCTGATCGCCACCCTCGCCCGGGGGCTGGTGGAGACGGCGGCGCGGGACTGGCGCGCGGGACGGCCGCCGGCCGATCTCGGGGTGAGCGTCCTGCGGCTGGCCGGGTGGCGCGCCGCCCGCTCCGGGCTCACCGGCGACCTGCTGCTGCCCGCCGGGATGCGGCCCGCGCCGGCCGAAACGGTCGTCGGCGCCCTGCTGGACCACGTCGCGGACGCGCTCAAGGAGACCGGTGACCTGGACCGGGCGCGCGAGACCTGTGCCCGGCTGTTCCGGGAGGGCAACGGCGCCCGCGTGCAGCGCGAGACGCTGAAGCGGACGGACAGCCTCCGCGAGGTCGTCGCCGAGTGCGTGCGCCGCACCCAGGGCGAGACGGGCTGA
- a CDS encoding DUF6480 family protein has product MTHVNPDPEPERTTGLEPGGGVPPGETPPAESSMPEAGPRETHNPTKGWAKGPLTVIIVLAVLVAAFFVAYAVVLML; this is encoded by the coding sequence ATGACTCATGTCAACCCAGACCCGGAACCCGAGCGGACGACAGGCCTCGAACCGGGCGGCGGCGTGCCCCCCGGGGAGACCCCGCCCGCCGAGAGCAGCATGCCGGAGGCCGGCCCCCGGGAGACGCACAACCCGACCAAGGGCTGGGCCAAGGGCCCGCTGACAGTGATCATCGTGCTGGCGGTCCTGGTGGCGGCGTTCTTCGTGGCCTACGCCGTGGTCCTGATGCTCTAG
- a CDS encoding AMP-dependent synthetase/ligase: MRDVALAPPTMPPALTGGLADSLFERAEREPALPLAAYRPDASADHWVEVTAAELRDEVVDLARGLIASGIAPGRRVAVMARTRYEWTVLAYALWAVGAEVVPVYPSASREQVEWILRDAACTAVVVEDEHGAMTVGSVCAGLPALRHVWQLDAGGLAHLAARGEVIPPETVDSLRRIVLPDATAVVAYTSGASGRPLGCMLSHRALASVCDTLLAGWGHTAAPPGEQGRILVFLPFSHVYGLMVQGLCVRGGMVLGHEPEVTEAALSSALRSFRPTYFHAVPSLFEKLYKTFLRTAQQSGRGALFERAAETARAFAAASERQRLGRGSGPGMELRLQHAVYERAVYRRLRAALGGRVSRATSGGSPLSRELSLFFEGIGIYVHDGYGLTETGGGITMQPLGREKSGTVGQALPGTEIRVAADGEILVRGPSLFQGYLGDPAATMAALRGGWLATGDLGQLDSEGYLTITGRKKDVIITSSGKSVAPAALEQRLRLHPLIHQAVVVGDNRPCVGALITLDPEFLVHWRAALALPGDAPLREAREENALREEVARAVAAANSAVSRSESIRVFRMLPEPFDVANGLLTPSMKLRRDAIVRHYAADIDAMYAARAPLPRLATEDPALWDDTDDVLR, translated from the coding sequence ATGCGCGATGTCGCACTCGCTCCCCCGACCATGCCGCCCGCGCTGACCGGCGGGCTCGCCGACAGCCTCTTCGAGAGAGCCGAGCGCGAACCGGCCCTGCCGCTCGCGGCGTACCGCCCGGACGCGTCCGCCGATCACTGGGTGGAGGTGACCGCGGCCGAGCTGCGGGACGAGGTGGTCGATCTGGCGCGCGGCCTGATCGCCTCGGGGATCGCGCCGGGCCGGCGGGTCGCGGTGATGGCGCGCACCCGGTACGAGTGGACGGTGCTCGCCTACGCGCTGTGGGCGGTGGGCGCCGAGGTGGTGCCGGTGTATCCGAGCGCGTCGCGCGAGCAGGTCGAGTGGATCCTGCGGGACGCGGCGTGCACGGCGGTGGTGGTGGAGGACGAGCACGGCGCGATGACGGTCGGCTCGGTGTGCGCGGGGCTGCCGGCGCTGCGGCACGTGTGGCAGCTGGACGCGGGCGGACTCGCGCACCTGGCCGCGCGCGGCGAGGTGATCCCGCCGGAGACGGTCGACTCGCTGCGCCGGATCGTGCTGCCGGACGCGACGGCGGTCGTCGCCTACACCTCGGGGGCCTCGGGCCGCCCGCTGGGGTGCATGCTCAGCCACCGCGCCCTGGCGAGCGTCTGCGACACCCTGCTCGCGGGCTGGGGCCACACGGCTGCGCCGCCGGGCGAACAGGGCCGGATCCTGGTCTTCCTGCCGTTCTCCCATGTGTACGGCCTGATGGTGCAGGGTCTGTGCGTGCGCGGCGGGATGGTGCTGGGGCATGAGCCGGAGGTGACCGAGGCGGCCCTGAGCAGCGCGCTGCGCTCGTTCCGGCCGACGTACTTCCACGCCGTGCCGTCGCTGTTCGAGAAGCTGTACAAGACGTTCCTGCGGACGGCGCAGCAGTCGGGGCGCGGGGCGCTGTTCGAGCGGGCGGCGGAGACGGCGCGGGCGTTCGCGGCGGCCTCCGAGCGGCAGCGGCTGGGCCGGGGCTCGGGGCCGGGGATGGAACTGCGGCTCCAGCACGCGGTGTACGAGCGGGCCGTCTACCGGCGGCTGCGGGCGGCGCTCGGCGGCCGGGTGAGCCGGGCCACCTCGGGCGGCTCGCCGCTCAGCCGTGAGCTGTCGCTGTTCTTCGAGGGCATCGGCATCTATGTGCACGACGGTTACGGGCTGACCGAGACCGGCGGCGGCATCACCATGCAGCCGCTCGGCCGGGAGAAGTCGGGCACCGTGGGGCAGGCGCTGCCGGGCACGGAGATCCGGGTGGCCGCCGACGGGGAGATCCTGGTGCGCGGACCGTCGCTGTTCCAGGGCTATCTGGGTGATCCGGCCGCCACGATGGCCGCGCTGCGCGGCGGCTGGCTGGCCACCGGGGACCTGGGGCAGCTGGACTCCGAGGGCTATCTGACGATCACCGGGCGCAAGAAGGACGTCATCATCACCAGCAGCGGCAAGAGTGTCGCCCCGGCGGCGCTGGAGCAGCGGCTGCGGCTGCATCCGCTCATCCACCAGGCGGTCGTCGTCGGCGACAACCGGCCGTGCGTGGGTGCGCTGATCACTCTGGACCCGGAGTTCCTGGTGCACTGGCGGGCGGCGCTGGCGCTGCCGGGGGACGCGCCGCTGCGGGAGGCGCGGGAGGAGAACGCGCTGCGGGAGGAGGTCGCCCGGGCGGTGGCCGCGGCCAACAGCGCGGTGTCCCGGTCGGAGTCGATCCGCGTGTTCCGGATGCTGCCGGAGCCCTTCGACGTGGCGAACGGCCTGCTGACGCCGTCGATGAAGCTGCGGCGGGACGCGATCGTGCGGCACTACGCGGCGGACATCGACGCGATGTACGCGGCACGGGCACCGCTGCCCCGGCTCGCCACCGAGGACCCGGCGCTCTGGGACGACACGGACGACGTGCTCCGCTAG
- a CDS encoding ATP-binding protein has product MTTEPGWDDRLAAQGIPSRTIGFPGEPRDVTGARLAAEAFLRDLARVAPPALPEHWDDVLLVVTELAANAVQYAPGPFELRLRRAIDGVHVTLHDTSTTVPAPRPFRPSTGGGGIGWHLLHALCDQVSVVPGKDGKDVHAFLPW; this is encoded by the coding sequence ATGACGACCGAGCCGGGATGGGACGACAGACTGGCTGCCCAAGGAATCCCCAGCCGCACGATCGGCTTTCCGGGCGAGCCGCGCGACGTGACAGGTGCGCGGCTCGCCGCGGAGGCGTTCCTGCGGGATCTGGCGCGGGTGGCACCGCCCGCGCTGCCCGAGCACTGGGACGATGTCCTGCTCGTGGTGACGGAGCTGGCGGCGAACGCGGTGCAGTACGCGCCGGGCCCCTTCGAACTGCGGCTGCGCCGCGCGATCGACGGGGTGCACGTCACCCTGCACGACACCAGTACCACGGTGCCGGCGCCGCGTCCGTTCCGGCCCAGTACGGGCGGCGGCGGCATCGGCTGGCATCTGCTGCACGCCCTGTGCGACCAGGTGAGCGTGGTGCCCGGGAAGGACGGCAAGGACGTGCACGCGTTCCTGCCGTGGTGA
- a CDS encoding NAD(P)/FAD-dependent oxidoreductase: MDDVTRPRILVVGAGFAGVECVRRLERRLGPDEADVTLVTPFSYQLYLPLLPQVASGVLTPQSIALSLRRSRKYRTRIIPGGAIGVDLKAKVCVIRTITDETVNEPYDYLVLAPGSVTRTFDIPGLTDHAFGMKTLAEAAYIRDHVISQLDLADASQDPAERASRLQFVVVGGGYAGTETAACLQRLTHNAVKRYPRLDPRLIKWHLIDIAPKLMPELGDKLGRSALEVLQRRGIEVSLGVSIAKAGPEEVTFTDGRVVPTRTLIWTAGVVASPLIATLGAETVRGRLAVTAEMTVPGHDGVFALGDAAAVPDVAKGLGTVCPPTAQHAMRQGRKVADNVIATLRGAPLEPYIHKDLGLVVDLGGKDAVSKPLGVELHGLPAQVVARGYHWSALRTNVAKTRVMTNWVLNALAGDDFVRTGFQARKPAKLKDFEYTDAYMTPEQVRAHVESTRSQAS; encoded by the coding sequence ATGGACGACGTGACACGACCCAGGATCCTGGTGGTGGGCGCGGGCTTCGCGGGAGTGGAGTGCGTACGGCGCCTGGAACGCCGGCTCGGCCCCGACGAGGCCGACGTCACGCTGGTGACCCCGTTCTCCTACCAGCTCTATCTGCCGCTGCTGCCGCAGGTCGCCTCCGGGGTGCTGACTCCTCAGTCGATCGCGCTCTCCCTGCGCCGCAGCCGCAAGTACCGCACCCGGATCATCCCGGGCGGAGCCATCGGCGTGGACCTCAAGGCGAAGGTCTGCGTGATCCGCACGATCACCGACGAGACCGTCAACGAGCCGTACGACTATCTCGTGCTGGCGCCGGGCAGTGTGACCCGCACCTTCGACATCCCCGGGCTGACCGACCACGCCTTCGGCATGAAGACCCTTGCCGAGGCGGCCTACATCCGTGACCACGTCATCTCGCAGCTCGACCTCGCCGACGCGAGCCAGGACCCCGCCGAGCGGGCCTCGCGGCTGCAGTTCGTGGTCGTCGGCGGCGGTTACGCGGGCACCGAGACGGCCGCCTGTCTGCAGCGGCTCACCCACAACGCGGTGAAGCGCTATCCGCGGCTCGACCCGCGGCTGATCAAGTGGCATCTGATCGACATCGCGCCGAAGCTGATGCCCGAACTCGGCGACAAGCTGGGCCGCAGCGCGCTGGAAGTACTGCAGCGGCGGGGCATCGAGGTGTCGCTGGGGGTGTCCATCGCGAAGGCGGGCCCAGAAGAGGTCACCTTCACCGACGGCCGGGTGGTGCCCACCCGCACCCTGATCTGGACGGCGGGTGTGGTGGCGAGCCCGCTCATCGCGACGCTGGGCGCGGAGACCGTGCGCGGGCGGCTCGCCGTCACCGCCGAGATGACCGTGCCGGGCCACGACGGGGTGTTCGCGCTGGGCGACGCCGCGGCGGTGCCGGACGTCGCCAAGGGGCTCGGCACCGTGTGCCCGCCGACCGCGCAGCACGCCATGCGGCAGGGCCGCAAGGTCGCCGACAACGTCATCGCGACGCTGCGCGGCGCGCCATTGGAGCCGTACATCCACAAGGATCTCGGGCTCGTGGTCGACCTGGGCGGCAAGGACGCGGTGTCCAAGCCGCTCGGCGTGGAGCTGCACGGGCTGCCCGCGCAGGTGGTCGCGCGCGGCTACCACTGGTCGGCGCTGCGCACCAACGTCGCCAAGACGCGGGTGATGACCAACTGGGTGCTGAACGCGCTCGCCGGGGACGACTTCGTGCGCACCGGCTTCCAGGCGCGCAAGCCCGCGAAGCTGAAGGACTTCGAGTACACCGACGCCTACATGACGCCGGAGCAGGTGCGGGCGCACGTGGAGAGCACCCGTTCACAGGCGTCCTGA